A window of Castanea sativa cultivar Marrone di Chiusa Pesio chromosome 1, ASM4071231v1 contains these coding sequences:
- the LOC142621703 gene encoding APO protein 2, chloroplastic — MDCGSLNFTHSAMVLLCGKGKFLTPKVAPLSASFQKNAEHLKLSRHLGLGSLDSFQHSSIKIKLPLKYRSPSLNLCQSYPLVIRSEIPQNADFPRYYSKKEKKPFPVPIVELRRAARERVKKMKGQPKRPAPPPKNGLLVKRLIPVAYDVFNARITLINNLKKLLKVVRVHACSCCNEIHVGPVGHPFRSCRGPNAGFRKGLHVWTNATVDDIVLEVETYHLYDRLGKRIPHQERFSIPRIPAVVELCIQAGVNIPEFPTKRRRKPIIRTGRKEFVDADESELPDPVPEVPKTPLLTEIPDSEIVAPSDEVDIALIAEETLQAWEKMRGGASRLMKKYLVRVCGYCPEVHVGPSGHKAQNCGAHKHQQRNGQHGWQAAVLNDLIPPRYVWHVPDVNGPPLQRELRNFYGQAPAVVEICTQAGAVVPDEYKSTMRLDVGIPSDLREAELVV, encoded by the exons ATGGACTGTGGTTCTCTAAACTTTACACATAGCGCAATGGTCTTGTTGTGTGGTAAAGGAAAGTTTTTAACACCCAAAGTGGCACCATTAAGTGCTTCCTTCCAGAAGAATGCAGAACACCTGAAGCTTAGCCGACATCTGGGTCTTGGTTCACTTGATTCTTTCCAG CATAGTAGCATTAAAATTAAACTCCCATTGAAGTATAGAAGTCCATCACTGAACTTGTGTCAATCATATCCATTGGTCATCAGGAGTGAAATTCCTCAAAATGCTGATTTTCCACGCTACTATtcaaagaaggagaaaaagCCATTTCCAGTACCCATTGTGGAGCTGAGGCGGGCTGCTAGAGAGAGGGTCAAGAAGATGAAAGGCCAGCCTAAACGACCTGCTCCACCACCAAAGAATGGCCTACTTGTCAAGAGGCTCATACCAGTTGCttatgatgtgtttaatgcGAGGATTACACTGATTAACAATCTCAAGAAACTCTTAAAGGTGGTTCGTGTGCATGCTTGCAG CTGCTGTAATGAAATTCACGTGGGGCCTGTTGGACATCCATTCAGATCTTGTAGAGGTCCAAATGCTGGCTTCCGCAAGGGTCTTCATGTGTGGACAAATGCAACTGTTGATGACATAGTCTTGGAAGTAGAAACCTACCACCTCTATGATCGCCTTGGAAAGCGTATTCCTCATCAGGAGAGATTCTCAATTCCTAGGATTCCAGCCGTAGTTGAGCTCTGCATCCAAGCTGGTGTCAATATTCCTGAATTTCCaacaaaaaggagaagaaagCCAATCATCCGCACTGGGAGAAAGGAGTTCGTTGATGCAGATGAAAGTGAACTACCAGATCCTGTCCCTGAAGTTCCTAAGACGCCATTATTAACAGAAATACCTGATTCAGAGATAGTAGCCCCATCTGATGAAGTCGACATTGCTTTGATTGCTGAGGAAACACTACAAGCATGGGAAAAGATGAGGGGAGGAGCCAGCAGGTTGATGAAGAAGTACCTGGTAAGGGTTTGTGGGTATTGCCCAGAGGTACATGTTGGTCCTAGTGGGCACAAGGCACAGAACTGTGGGGCTCACAAGCACCAGCAGCGGAATGGGCAGCATGGTTGGCAGGCGGCAGTGCTAAATGACTTGATACCACCAAGATATGTGTGGCATGTTCCTGATGTAAATGGACCGCCATTGCAAAGAGAGCTTAGGAACTTCTATGGCCAAGCACCTGCTGTAGTCGAAATATGCACACAAGCTGGCGCTGTTGTGCCAGATGAGTACAAATCAACAATGAGGTTGGATGTGGGGATCCCCTCGGATCTTAGAGAAGCTGAACTGGTAGTTTAA